In one Sporomusa sphaeroides DSM 2875 genomic region, the following are encoded:
- the guaB gene encoding IMP dehydrogenase: MFDNKFGPEGLTFDDVLLVPAKSEVLPREVEVSTYLTKNIKLNIPIISSGMDTVTEARMAIAMAREGGIGVIHKNMPIARQVNEIDKVKRSEHGIIVDPIFLSPNNTLQDAHDLMEKYRISGVPVTEHDKLVGILTNRDLRFETDLSRRIGDCMTREHLITAPVGTSLEEAKEILREHRIEKLPLLDAEGNLKGLITIKDIEKAQKYPSSAKDPKGRLLVAAAVGVGADMMDRVEAIVAAKVDVIVVDTAHGHSQGVLNAVKKIKDTFPHVDLIAGNVATAEATRDLIEAGADAIKVGIGPGSICTTRVIAGIGVPQITAIYNCAQAARPYNVPIIADGGIKYSGDVAKAIAAGAQIVMIGNLLAGTEESPGETIIYQGRSYKVYRGMGSLGAMAEGSKDRYFQENMDKLVPEGIEGRVPYKGSVADTVFQLIGGLRAGMGYCGVRNIEELISKTRFIRITGAGLKESHPHDISITKESPNYSV, translated from the coding sequence ATGTTTGACAACAAATTTGGCCCCGAAGGTTTAACTTTTGATGATGTTTTGCTTGTGCCGGCAAAATCCGAAGTTTTGCCTAGAGAAGTAGAAGTATCCACGTATCTGACAAAAAATATCAAGCTGAATATTCCTATAATCAGCTCCGGCATGGATACAGTCACCGAAGCACGTATGGCGATTGCCATGGCGCGTGAAGGTGGCATAGGGGTAATACATAAAAATATGCCAATTGCGCGTCAGGTTAATGAAATTGACAAAGTCAAACGTTCAGAACATGGAATTATTGTTGACCCAATATTTTTATCTCCGAACAACACCCTGCAGGATGCTCATGATCTTATGGAGAAATACCGCATTTCCGGTGTACCGGTAACTGAACATGATAAGCTTGTCGGTATCCTGACCAATCGCGATTTGCGTTTCGAAACAGACTTAAGCCGGAGAATCGGCGATTGTATGACCAGAGAACATCTGATCACTGCCCCTGTTGGCACTTCCCTGGAAGAAGCCAAGGAAATCTTGCGTGAGCACCGGATAGAAAAGTTGCCGCTGCTTGATGCTGAGGGGAATTTAAAAGGACTTATTACTATTAAAGATATTGAGAAGGCGCAAAAGTATCCAAGCTCAGCCAAAGATCCCAAAGGCCGTTTACTGGTGGCAGCCGCCGTTGGTGTCGGCGCAGACATGATGGACCGGGTTGAAGCTATTGTAGCGGCCAAAGTGGATGTTATTGTTGTCGATACCGCCCACGGTCATTCGCAAGGTGTACTTAACGCAGTAAAGAAGATTAAGGATACATTTCCTCACGTCGACCTCATTGCCGGTAATGTTGCTACAGCGGAAGCTACCCGTGACCTGATTGAAGCCGGCGCAGATGCCATTAAGGTAGGCATTGGACCAGGTTCCATTTGTACTACCCGGGTAATTGCCGGTATCGGTGTACCCCAGATTACAGCAATTTATAACTGTGCCCAAGCTGCGCGCCCGTATAATGTTCCTATTATCGCTGACGGCGGTATCAAATATTCCGGCGATGTTGCCAAAGCCATTGCAGCCGGGGCCCAGATCGTAATGATCGGCAACCTGCTGGCCGGTACGGAGGAAAGTCCTGGAGAAACCATTATTTATCAAGGACGCAGCTATAAGGTATATCGTGGTATGGGTTCTTTAGGTGCTATGGCAGAAGGCAGTAAAGACCGCTACTTCCAGGAAAATATGGACAAACTGGTTCCGGAAGGAATAGAAGGCCGGGTTCCTTATAAAGGTTCTGTTGCCGACACTGTGTTCCAGCTGATTGGCGGCCTGCGTGCCGGTATGGGATATTGTGGCGTACGCAACATTGAAGAGCTCATCTCAAAAACCCGGTTCATCAGGATTACCGGTGCCGGTCTTAAAGAAAGTCATCCCCATGATATAAGTATCACTAAAGAATCACCAAATTATAGTGTTTAA
- a CDS encoding polysaccharide deacetylase family protein gives MKNKPGFFLIVCGLSAVCLIILASSPLALLAFSNNDTAAAVGLPAHQESFPAESNYTLPNDAVDAYYLNENPEYLPAGNKPVYDVFTVTERQHQGLALGLPPVTPYYGTKVVYLTFDDGPDLENTPPILDILKKHNIKATFFVVGSQIEKHPEILRRIYQEGHAIGNHSYNHVYRELYQSANSYVSQLRHTDEIIKQVTGVRSRISRAPGGSAGSFTKEYWETLSRLGYVEIGWNISSGDASREKAGQIMRNIAFQMESKHLWSHAIVLMHDGRGHSETVKALPAIIKFYQDRHFEFRVVNFETPPPW, from the coding sequence ATGAAAAATAAGCCGGGATTCTTTCTGATAGTTTGTGGATTAAGTGCTGTTTGTCTAATCATCTTAGCGTCATCGCCACTGGCATTACTGGCGTTTTCTAATAACGACACCGCAGCGGCAGTAGGTTTGCCTGCCCATCAGGAATCTTTCCCGGCAGAAAGCAACTATACTTTGCCCAATGATGCTGTTGACGCTTATTATCTGAATGAAAACCCGGAGTACCTGCCGGCAGGCAACAAACCGGTTTATGATGTGTTTACCGTCACAGAGCGCCAGCACCAAGGACTGGCTTTGGGACTGCCGCCGGTTACCCCGTATTATGGAACAAAAGTAGTATACCTTACTTTTGATGACGGTCCTGACTTGGAAAATACCCCGCCTATTCTTGATATTTTGAAAAAGCATAATATCAAGGCAACTTTCTTTGTTGTTGGCAGTCAGATTGAAAAGCATCCGGAAATCCTGCGTCGCATTTATCAGGAAGGCCATGCTATCGGCAATCATTCTTACAATCACGTATATCGTGAACTGTATCAATCCGCTAATTCCTATGTATCCCAATTGCGTCATACCGATGAAATTATAAAGCAAGTAACTGGTGTAAGATCGCGTATTTCCCGGGCTCCCGGTGGTTCGGCAGGCAGTTTTACCAAAGAATACTGGGAAACATTATCCCGTCTGGGCTATGTGGAAATAGGCTGGAACATAAGTTCCGGCGACGCTTCCCGGGAGAAGGCCGGCCAGATTATGCGCAACATCGCTTTTCAAATGGAAAGCAAACATTTATGGAGCCATGCCATTGTACTTATGCATGATGGACGCGGCCATAGCGAGACGGTGAAAGCGCTGCCTGCTATTATCAAGTTTTATCAGGACCGTCACTTCGAATTTCGTGTAGTTAATTTTGAGACACCGCCACCGTGGTAA
- a CDS encoding 3D domain-containing protein has product MKNIKKIICSTLTMAVLTAAILLPQAFAAQAGQPGYKAVLDVKATAYAPGPHDNGKWGNLTYLGTQIRPGVIAVDPRIIPLGSRVYIEFADGNTMYGVAEDTGGAIKGNRIDIAMQSVEQAYEFGIQNVKVYVLN; this is encoded by the coding sequence ATGAAAAACATCAAAAAAATTATTTGCAGTACCCTTACCATGGCAGTTTTAACTGCCGCGATTTTACTGCCGCAGGCATTTGCCGCACAGGCTGGCCAACCTGGCTATAAAGCCGTTTTGGACGTAAAAGCTACCGCCTACGCTCCCGGACCGCACGATAACGGTAAATGGGGCAACCTGACGTATCTGGGTACCCAGATACGCCCTGGCGTAATTGCTGTTGATCCCCGGATTATTCCCCTTGGCTCAAGAGTATATATTGAGTTTGCCGATGGCAATACCATGTATGGTGTGGCCGAGGATACCGGCGGCGCAATTAAAGGCAATCGTATCGACATTGCCATGCAATCTGTTGAGCAGGCTTATGAGTTCGGGATTCAGAATGTAAAAGTATATGTTCTTAATTAA
- the pssA gene encoding CDP-diacylglycerol--serine O-phosphatidyltransferase, producing the protein MRNAIPNIVTAVNLVLGMFAIIFTLQGEFAYAAFFVVAAMVADGLDGRVARYFGVSSDFGKELDSLCDLVSFGVAPAIMAYAYMLKDFSGGALIAAAFATCGALRLARFNVNTGKVKGYFMGLPIPAAGCVIATFILIGIKPSGWIFALMVAVFAYLMISTVRYPDFKGKEGEPIRIIPVIITLLVGAYILYLNLTFGAILFVPFFAFALFGILNTIFGLFDGRSVQ; encoded by the coding sequence GTGAGAAACGCTATTCCTAATATAGTAACTGCGGTCAATCTTGTGTTAGGCATGTTTGCTATCATCTTTACGCTCCAAGGTGAATTTGCCTATGCAGCTTTTTTTGTTGTGGCTGCGATGGTGGCTGATGGCTTGGACGGACGGGTGGCACGATATTTTGGCGTAAGCAGCGATTTTGGCAAAGAGCTTGATTCTTTATGCGATTTAGTATCTTTTGGTGTAGCTCCTGCGATCATGGCCTATGCTTATATGCTAAAAGACTTCTCCGGCGGTGCTCTTATTGCTGCGGCATTTGCCACTTGCGGTGCTCTGAGGCTTGCCAGATTTAATGTTAATACCGGCAAAGTAAAAGGCTATTTTATGGGTTTACCTATTCCGGCTGCCGGCTGTGTTATTGCCACTTTTATTTTGATTGGTATCAAGCCATCCGGCTGGATATTTGCTCTGATGGTGGCAGTTTTTGCCTATCTAATGATCAGCACTGTCAGGTATCCTGATTTTAAAGGTAAAGAAGGGGAGCCTATACGCATAATTCCGGTGATTATAACCCTCCTGGTGGGAGCGTATATACTATACCTGAACCTGACCTTCGGTGCCATTTTGTTTGTCCCGTTTTTTGCTTTTGCCTTGTTCGGTATCTTAAATACAATATTTGGCTTATTTGACGGCCGTTCTGTGCAGTAA
- the recG gene encoding ATP-dependent DNA helicase RecG, with the protein MQKLLSANIQFLKGVGPANATKLAKLGIFTVGQLLEHYPRRYEDRSKLKLIAELTDGLHEAFRAIVINTGELKSHRGFKIIKIAVRDSSGVAQLTWFNQSYIKNKYQPGMELIIFGKIQRRQGVIEINKPDVEVVTESNQGGGQIVPVYPATEDIPQWQLRTLIQQALHRFADSAATEQAETLPDGIIAGHNLMNRRQALSCIHFPSTMEDLAAARRRLVFEELYLLQCGLAYLKQKTKQNFTGVKHSPDGELVAKIYKNLPFTLTGDQAQTLREIKADMEDTTPMQRMVQGDVGSGKTVIAAIALAKTVENGYQGAMMAPTEILAEQHYHTLAKLLAPQGIRLAVLTGKLTRRVRDELLQQIQEGIIDIVVGTHALIQDDVEFKHLGLVVTDEQHRFGVRQRARLEAKGKQPDVLIMTATPIPRTMALTVYGDLDVSVIRELPPGRIPIATFSRSNDRRNKIYAFAVDQIRAGRQIYVVCPLVEESEKIETQSAVKLYNELSTTCLSNIPCGLLHGKMKSQEKDAVMEAFAKGEIKALIATTVIEVGVNVPNATVMVIEGAERFGLAQLHQLRGRVGRGRHKSYCILLSDSTSEETMERLKIMTEVNDGFILAEKDLLLRGPGQFFGTHQHGMPDFKIADIVRDTDILLEARRAAQQTVCSPKYLDKVWQSLQNWYGEKFSMIFCR; encoded by the coding sequence TTGCAGAAATTATTGTCGGCAAACATACAATTCCTCAAAGGAGTCGGGCCGGCCAATGCCACGAAGCTTGCTAAACTTGGCATTTTTACGGTTGGCCAGCTGCTTGAGCACTATCCGCGCCGCTACGAAGACCGAAGCAAACTCAAACTTATTGCCGAATTGACTGACGGGCTGCATGAGGCTTTTCGGGCGATAGTGATAAATACTGGTGAACTAAAATCTCACCGGGGATTCAAAATAATCAAGATTGCCGTGAGAGACAGCTCAGGGGTAGCCCAGCTAACCTGGTTCAACCAATCCTATATCAAAAATAAGTATCAGCCCGGCATGGAACTTATCATATTTGGCAAAATTCAGCGACGTCAGGGCGTCATTGAAATCAACAAACCGGATGTCGAGGTTGTTACCGAAAGCAACCAGGGCGGCGGACAGATTGTACCGGTATATCCGGCCACCGAAGATATCCCGCAATGGCAGTTGCGGACATTAATCCAGCAGGCATTACACCGCTTTGCAGATTCTGCAGCTACCGAGCAAGCCGAGACCCTGCCTGACGGTATTATTGCAGGCCACAATTTAATGAATAGGCGGCAGGCGCTGAGCTGCATTCATTTTCCGTCCACTATGGAAGATTTAGCCGCCGCCCGCCGGCGACTGGTATTTGAAGAGTTATATTTATTGCAATGCGGTCTGGCCTATTTAAAACAAAAAACAAAACAAAACTTTACCGGCGTTAAGCATTCACCTGACGGTGAATTGGTTGCCAAAATATATAAAAATCTTCCCTTTACGCTGACAGGCGATCAAGCGCAAACCTTGCGCGAAATCAAGGCCGATATGGAAGATACCACTCCCATGCAGCGCATGGTTCAAGGCGATGTTGGCTCAGGTAAAACAGTTATTGCTGCCATAGCTCTTGCCAAAACCGTGGAAAATGGCTATCAGGGGGCCATGATGGCACCTACCGAAATACTGGCAGAGCAGCATTATCATACACTGGCCAAGCTGCTGGCACCACAGGGTATCCGCCTGGCGGTGCTGACAGGCAAGCTTACCCGCAGAGTAAGAGACGAACTGCTGCAGCAAATACAAGAGGGCATCATTGACATCGTTGTCGGCACCCATGCGCTGATTCAGGACGATGTGGAGTTCAAGCATCTTGGCCTGGTGGTGACCGATGAACAGCACCGCTTTGGCGTACGCCAGCGGGCCCGGTTAGAAGCTAAGGGAAAACAGCCCGATGTACTCATAATGACTGCAACGCCAATTCCCCGGACAATGGCGCTTACTGTCTATGGCGATCTGGATGTTTCCGTCATACGCGAACTTCCGCCAGGACGTATTCCTATTGCTACTTTTTCACGCAGTAATGACCGCCGTAATAAGATCTATGCGTTTGCCGTCGACCAAATTAGAGCCGGCAGGCAAATTTACGTAGTTTGCCCGCTGGTTGAAGAATCAGAAAAGATTGAAACCCAATCGGCGGTAAAATTATATAATGAACTATCCACCACTTGCTTAAGCAACATTCCTTGCGGCCTACTGCACGGGAAAATGAAATCACAGGAAAAGGATGCAGTTATGGAGGCTTTTGCCAAGGGTGAAATTAAAGCATTAATTGCAACCACTGTAATTGAGGTTGGCGTTAATGTGCCTAATGCCACGGTCATGGTTATAGAGGGTGCCGAACGCTTTGGTTTGGCACAATTGCACCAGCTGCGCGGCCGTGTAGGCCGGGGACGGCATAAATCCTATTGCATTCTGTTATCTGACAGCACCAGTGAAGAGACGATGGAACGACTAAAAATCATGACTGAGGTAAATGATGGCTTTATCCTTGCTGAAAAAGATTTGCTGCTAAGAGGGCCTGGTCAGTTTTTCGGCACCCATCAGCACGGTATGCCTGATTTTAAAATTGCCGATATTGTCAGAGATACCGATATTTTGCTTGAGGCTCGCCGGGCGGCCCAGCAGACAGTTTGTTCACCCAAATATTTGGACAAAGTATGGCAATCCTTGCAAAACTGGTATGGCGAAAAATTCAGTATGATATTTTGCCGCTAG
- a CDS encoding WecB/TagA/CpsF family glycosyltransferase, giving the protein MAEAVARLEEFILKRKPHLIATANAEMVMLAQEDRDLAAILAQCQLVVPDGAGVVWAARHQGYTIPERVAGYDLAQNLLAQAAQKGYSVFMFGSHPDIISKARQAALERYPGLTIVGTRHGFFGKEDEPEIMQQITAAKPDILLAALGVPKQEKWLARNLAKLNVPVCMGVGGTFDVMAGAVKRAPLWMQRTGLEWLFRLVRQPQRALRMLALPRFAVKVMLGKKG; this is encoded by the coding sequence ATGGCTGAAGCAGTAGCCAGGCTGGAAGAGTTTATTCTCAAGCGAAAGCCGCATTTAATTGCTACCGCTAATGCCGAAATGGTTATGCTGGCACAGGAAGACAGGGACCTGGCGGCGATTCTTGCCCAATGCCAGCTGGTGGTGCCGGACGGTGCCGGCGTGGTATGGGCGGCAAGACATCAGGGATATACTATCCCTGAACGCGTGGCAGGTTATGATTTGGCTCAGAACTTATTAGCTCAGGCTGCGCAGAAAGGCTATAGTGTGTTTATGTTTGGCAGCCACCCGGATATTATCAGCAAAGCCAGACAAGCTGCTCTAGAACGTTATCCTGGCCTCACAATTGTCGGTACAAGACATGGTTTTTTCGGCAAAGAGGATGAGCCGGAGATTATGCAGCAGATAACGGCGGCCAAACCTGATATTTTACTGGCAGCTTTGGGTGTACCCAAACAGGAAAAATGGCTGGCCCGAAATCTGGCTAAACTTAACGTCCCTGTATGTATGGGAGTAGGCGGTACCTTCGATGTAATGGCAGGAGCTGTTAAACGCGCCCCGTTATGGATGCAGCGCACAGGCCTGGAATGGTTATTCCGGTTAGTCCGGCAACCGCAGCGTGCGCTTAGAATGCTGGCTTTGCCGCGGTTTGCCGTCAAAGTAATGCTGGGCAAAAAAGGTTAG
- a CDS encoding HipA family kinase has product MLMATEYLGEVGVGVTAPQFFRAQDGNIYVVKFQNHRFGSRVLASEFFAAKLGAIMNLCFPPSDIIEIDEQMLNSHPCLLELGLEPGPHFGSRYLEHAEYIGKNRLHKAVNVPEMAGIILFDHMFHNADRAKNQKNLLLHLENDQYKIYAIDNSHLFRSSRWTIDSFEKLGTKIKTYYFQHYRILLKDLLTAQDFIPYLEVVNKLSNEQLDCIVREIPNEWLPDEAERSALADYTKLRRDMVGPIWEKLCRLIPRSRGGRRWLFAK; this is encoded by the coding sequence ATGCTAATGGCTACAGAATACTTGGGCGAAGTGGGCGTCGGGGTTACTGCACCCCAGTTTTTTCGTGCGCAGGATGGTAATATCTATGTAGTCAAATTCCAAAACCATCGATTTGGCTCACGGGTATTGGCAAGCGAATTTTTTGCAGCCAAGCTTGGTGCGATAATGAATTTGTGCTTTCCTCCAAGCGATATAATTGAAATTGATGAACAAATGCTCAATTCCCATCCCTGCCTTTTGGAGTTAGGCTTGGAACCCGGCCCCCATTTTGGCTCCCGCTATCTGGAACATGCGGAATATATCGGGAAAAATCGATTGCACAAGGCTGTCAATGTACCGGAAATGGCCGGCATTATATTGTTCGACCATATGTTTCACAATGCAGACCGTGCTAAAAATCAAAAAAACCTATTACTTCATCTCGAGAATGACCAATATAAAATTTACGCAATAGATAATTCGCATTTGTTTAGATCCAGCCGCTGGACGATTGACTCATTTGAAAAACTTGGTACAAAAATAAAAACGTATTATTTCCAGCATTATAGAATTTTGCTTAAGGACCTGCTTACTGCACAAGACTTTATTCCATACCTTGAGGTAGTGAACAAGCTGAGTAATGAGCAGCTTGACTGTATAGTGAGAGAAATCCCCAATGAATGGCTGCCGGATGAAGCAGAACGTTCGGCTTTGGCAGACTATACCAAACTCCGGCGGGATATGGTGGGGCCGATCTGGGAGAAACTCTGCCGGCTTATACCGCGCAGCCGGGGTGGACGACGCTGGCTGTTTGCCAAGTAA
- a CDS encoding phosphatidylserine decarboxylase family protein, with the protein MVQNPVVKEGYIYIIVLGLITVITALTLGGYWAIFPGVLTAFITFFFRNPKREVPADDTLIVSPADGKVMSVTEVYDDQFLNDKGLKVTIFLSVFDVHVNRSPVQGEIKFQQYTCGRFKPAYKESAACENERHAIGLENGKMRVLVTQIAGILARRIVSWVTLGTVLEQGERYGLIKFGSCTELIVPTTVEVLVKKGDRVKGGKTVIGRLMEK; encoded by the coding sequence GTGGTACAAAATCCGGTTGTTAAAGAAGGTTATATTTATATTATTGTACTTGGACTGATCACTGTTATCACTGCCTTAACTCTGGGTGGTTATTGGGCTATTTTCCCCGGAGTGCTGACAGCTTTTATTACTTTCTTTTTCCGTAACCCCAAGCGCGAGGTGCCTGCTGATGATACTTTGATTGTATCGCCTGCCGATGGCAAAGTTATGAGCGTTACGGAAGTATATGATGATCAGTTTCTTAACGATAAAGGATTAAAGGTAACTATCTTTTTGTCGGTATTTGATGTTCATGTCAATCGCAGTCCTGTCCAGGGGGAAATCAAATTCCAGCAATATACTTGCGGCAGATTTAAACCAGCCTATAAAGAATCGGCAGCTTGTGAAAATGAGCGTCATGCTATTGGACTGGAAAATGGCAAGATGCGTGTATTAGTCACACAAATTGCCGGCATTCTGGCCCGGCGCATTGTATCCTGGGTTACTCTGGGTACTGTGCTTGAACAGGGTGAACGGTATGGGCTTATTAAGTTTGGTTCTTGTACAGAGCTTATTGTACCAACAACGGTGGAAGTACTGGTAAAAAAGGGGGATAGAGTAAAAGGAGGAAAAACGGTAATAGGGAGGTTAATGGAAAAGTGA
- a CDS encoding TVP38/TMEM64 family protein: protein MNKLLGWLAIIIIIGLSYMWQPEFFHNAYAIIEKGDIAALAEYLRSFGPASILVTIILFVVMTFTIVFPFMILSGAAGIVYGLFWGVIISWAGEVIGALVMFIFARYFFRQAVEGWIVKSRYLKQVDNYSATNGFKALLLARLLPLAPSGIITAVAAISKISFKDFLLATVLGKLPPVIIKVIIGHDIVFAGENLGRLIVVTVLVILVYSILWWRKKKQKSQA, encoded by the coding sequence ATGAATAAATTACTGGGCTGGCTGGCTATTATTATTATTATTGGTTTATCCTATATGTGGCAGCCGGAGTTCTTTCATAATGCTTATGCGATTATCGAGAAAGGCGATATTGCCGCTTTAGCCGAATACTTAAGATCTTTTGGTCCGGCTTCTATACTTGTCACAATTATTTTATTTGTGGTCATGACTTTTACCATTGTTTTCCCATTTATGATTCTATCCGGTGCAGCCGGTATTGTTTATGGCCTATTTTGGGGAGTAATCATTTCCTGGGCAGGAGAAGTAATTGGCGCTTTAGTTATGTTTATCTTTGCCAGATACTTTTTCCGTCAGGCGGTAGAAGGCTGGATAGTTAAAAGCCGGTATTTAAAACAGGTTGACAACTACAGTGCCACTAATGGGTTTAAAGCCTTATTACTTGCCAGGCTTCTGCCACTGGCACCCTCAGGCATCATCACCGCGGTAGCGGCTATTAGTAAGATTTCGTTTAAAGACTTTTTATTGGCAACTGTCCTCGGAAAGCTGCCGCCGGTAATTATAAAAGTAATAATCGGCCATGATATTGTTTTTGCCGGAGAAAATTTAGGCCGGTTGATAGTTGTTACCGTGTTGGTAATCCTTGTATACAGTATTTTGTGGTGGCGTAAAAAAAAGCAGAAAAGCCAAGCATAA
- a CDS encoding transglycosylase domain-containing protein, with amino-acid sequence MPTKLIKVVACTILLMMCTNVGYGFWGLPGTNSLENLNLVSATQVFDINGQLISKLFEENRIVVTINNISPYVQQAIIANEDTRFYKHFGIDLIGIFRAVVVNIRQGGLVEGGSTITQQLAKNMFLTQERTITRKLKEAVLALIIDYKFSKQEILQAYLNQIYFGEGAYGIEAAAQMYFGKHAKELSLAESALLAGLPRGPNIYSPYIDMKAAMERRAVVLAGMVKEGYISTEEAEQAKAEAIALAGKKKRVVQASYFLDYVANELVGRYGANRVYKGGLKVYTTLDISQQQAAEAVLGQLQGAVLALDPKTGYVKAMVGGRNYEESQINRVFTEVRQPGSAFKPFLYAAALNQGLAANAIIVDEPINFNGYAPVNYDKKYRGPVTLHKALRWSVNVPAVKLANQIGIDKALELAKSLGISTIVPDDYVLSSALGGLTQGVNLWEMTSAYTAFANGGIVSKPVAILKVLDENDQILEENNIVQQAVLKPEIAYIVTNMLQGVLQDGTATPANLGRPAAGKTGTTDNYETAWFVGYTPDLLVGIYAGNDNRKPIGISGTEVSALWGKMVYKIVADTPPSEFSIPANVVVNIPICTNTGKLAGSSCKETEYSAFIQGTQPIAPRWENRLKEWLNPDAEQPQEKEREQPFWKWPWSRLPSF; translated from the coding sequence ATGCCGACTAAGCTAATAAAAGTAGTTGCCTGTACAATCCTGTTGATGATGTGTACCAACGTTGGTTATGGTTTTTGGGGATTGCCTGGAACTAATAGTCTCGAAAACCTCAATCTGGTATCTGCCACTCAGGTATTTGACATAAACGGACAGTTAATTTCAAAACTTTTCGAAGAAAACAGGATTGTGGTAACAATTAACAATATATCGCCATATGTCCAACAAGCCATTATCGCCAATGAAGACACTCGCTTTTATAAGCATTTTGGCATCGATCTGATTGGTATTTTTCGCGCTGTAGTGGTAAATATTCGCCAGGGAGGTTTGGTGGAAGGAGGCAGCACAATTACTCAGCAATTAGCAAAAAATATGTTTCTCACCCAGGAACGTACGATAACGCGCAAGCTGAAGGAAGCAGTCTTGGCTTTAATTATTGATTATAAGTTTTCCAAGCAGGAAATTCTGCAAGCATATTTAAACCAGATTTATTTTGGTGAAGGAGCCTACGGCATCGAAGCTGCTGCCCAAATGTATTTCGGCAAACATGCCAAAGAACTTTCTTTGGCAGAAAGCGCCCTCTTGGCAGGGCTGCCGCGCGGTCCTAATATTTACTCACCGTATATTGACATGAAAGCCGCCATGGAGCGCCGGGCAGTTGTGCTGGCAGGTATGGTCAAAGAAGGTTATATAAGTACAGAAGAAGCCGAACAGGCTAAGGCAGAAGCAATTGCCCTTGCCGGCAAAAAAAAGAGGGTAGTACAGGCATCCTATTTCCTTGATTATGTTGCTAATGAACTGGTAGGCCGTTATGGCGCCAACAGGGTTTATAAGGGGGGCCTCAAGGTCTATACTACCTTAGATATCAGCCAGCAGCAGGCAGCCGAAGCCGTCTTGGGACAATTGCAGGGAGCCGTCCTGGCCCTTGACCCGAAGACTGGATATGTCAAGGCTATGGTTGGTGGACGTAATTATGAGGAAAGCCAGATAAACCGGGTTTTTACCGAGGTACGGCAGCCTGGTTCTGCCTTTAAACCCTTTTTGTATGCGGCTGCTCTCAATCAAGGCTTGGCTGCCAATGCGATTATTGTTGATGAACCTATCAACTTCAATGGCTATGCGCCTGTCAATTATGACAAAAAATATCGCGGACCGGTGACCTTGCACAAGGCTTTGCGTTGGTCGGTCAATGTTCCGGCCGTGAAACTGGCCAATCAAATAGGTATTGATAAAGCGTTGGAATTAGCCAAATCTCTGGGAATTAGCACCATTGTGCCTGATGATTATGTTTTATCTTCCGCGTTGGGCGGCCTGACACAGGGCGTAAATCTGTGGGAGATGACCTCAGCCTATACCGCCTTTGCCAATGGCGGTATAGTGTCAAAACCGGTAGCCATCCTGAAAGTGCTTGATGAAAATGACCAAATACTTGAAGAAAATAACATTGTCCAGCAAGCGGTATTGAAACCGGAAATTGCGTATATAGTAACAAACATGCTGCAAGGTGTATTACAGGACGGTACGGCGACACCGGCTAACCTTGGCCGGCCGGCCGCCGGAAAAACAGGTACCACCGACAATTATGAAACCGCTTGGTTTGTGGGTTATACTCCGGATCTGCTGGTAGGTATTTATGCAGGTAACGACAATCGTAAGCCCATAGGCATTTCCGGTACCGAAGTTTCGGCACTATGGGGAAAGATGGTTTATAAGATCGTAGCCGACACGCCGCCGAGTGAATTTTCCATTCCGGCCAATGTTGTCGTCAATATTCCCATTTGCACAAATACGGGAAAATTGGCGGGAAGCAGCTGCAAAGAAACTGAGTACAGTGCTTTTATCCAAGGAACTCAGCCCATAGCGCCACGCTGGGAAAATCGCCTGAAAGAGTGGTTAAATCCTGATGCTGAGCAGCCACAGGAAAAAGAAAGAGAGCAGCCTTTCTGGAAGTGGCCTTGGTCGAGATTGCCGTCATTTTAA
- a CDS encoding 2-hydroxymuconate tautomerase produces the protein MPIVQIDLIEGRSLEQKREMVKKVTEAIVETAKCPPEAVTIVVREASPQHIGKAGKLVSDK, from the coding sequence ATGCCAATTGTACAAATTGACCTGATTGAAGGACGTTCACTAGAGCAAAAACGTGAAATGGTAAAAAAAGTAACCGAAGCTATTGTAGAAACAGCCAAATGCCCGCCTGAAGCCGTAACTATAGTAGTACGCGAGGCTTCTCCCCAGCATATCGGCAAAGCCGGTAAACTAGTATCTGATAAATAA